One Candidatus Omnitrophota bacterium DNA segment encodes these proteins:
- a CDS encoding fuculose phosphate aldolase: MMKLNEFIKIGRALFDEKIIHSTSGNISVRDGDSFYITAHGAYAANLSSDNIVRVNVNDKNRDDGASVEVDVHRAIYRSTSFGALIHAHPLFATVLSFDNDVIKPIDAEGSFYIKEVPVISAENAIGSEEVVMKLPPLISKYPVCVIKRHGSWAGAANLAECYNLTSVLESACKILYYKKISG; encoded by the coding sequence ATGATGAAACTCAATGAATTCATAAAGATCGGCAGGGCGCTGTTCGACGAAAAGATAATCCATTCCACGTCGGGAAACATAAGCGTCAGGGACGGGGATTCTTTTTATATCACCGCGCACGGCGCGTACGCGGCGAATCTGAGCTCGGATAACATAGTCAGGGTTAATGTCAACGATAAAAACAGGGATGACGGCGCGTCGGTGGAAGTGGATGTACACAGGGCCATATACCGCTCTACATCCTTCGGGGCGCTGATACACGCGCACCCCCTCTTCGCCACGGTTCTGTCATTTGACAATGATGTTATAAAACCCATTGATGCCGAGGGCTCGTTTTACATTAAGGAGGTGCCGGTTATAAGCGCGGAAAACGCTATCGGCTCCGAGGAAGTTGTTATGAAACTCCCTCCGCTCATAAGCAAGTATCCGGTGTGCGTCATCAAGAGGCACGGTTCCTGGGCAGGGGCGGCGAATCTGGCGGAATGCTATAATCTCACCTCTGTTCTTGAAAGTGCCTGTAAAATTTTATACTATAAAAAGATATCAGGGTAA
- a CDS encoding PEGA domain-containing protein, with translation MKKTVLGTILAVNIVLLLAAGNIIYQEASSPLSGVKTKAAPQSEKAPEKKAPVPTSEKKPQPVTDKADPAAYISINSVPSAAKVFINGYHKAQTPASIKIVSVSEVPRQYSIKLFKEGYYPWEKMITLTRGSAKEFSVNLKKK, from the coding sequence ATGAAAAAAACAGTCCTCGGCACGATCCTGGCGGTAAACATCGTGCTTTTACTTGCCGCGGGGAACATTATTTATCAGGAGGCGTCCTCCCCGTTATCGGGTGTAAAAACGAAAGCCGCCCCCCAATCGGAGAAAGCTCCTGAAAAGAAAGCGCCCGTACCTACTTCTGAAAAAAAGCCCCAGCCCGTGACGGATAAAGCGGATCCCGCGGCCTACATATCCATCAATTCGGTTCCTTCCGCCGCTAAAGTTTTTATAAACGGCTACCATAAAGCGCAAACTCCCGCCTCTATAAAAATCGTTTCCGTCTCCGAGGTGCCTCGCCAGTATTCAATAAAACTCTTCAAGGAAGGTTACTACCCGTGGGAAAAAATGATCACTCTCACCCGTGGCAGCGCAAAAGAGTTTTCGGTTAATCTGAAAAAAAAATAA